The proteins below are encoded in one region of Apium graveolens cultivar Ventura chromosome 4, ASM990537v1, whole genome shotgun sequence:
- the LOC141718025 gene encoding prohibitin-3, mitochondrial, whose product MANQAAMSFLSNIARAAFGLGVAASAVNASLYTVDGGQRAVLMDRLRGVLDVPVGEGTHFLIPFLQTPNIFDIRTKPHTFSSVSGTKDLQMVNLTLRVLSRPDEAKLPTIYKELGLEYDEKVLPSIGNEILKSVVAQFNADQLLTERPKVSALVRDSLTTRAKDFNIVLDDVAITHLSYGNEFSKAVEQKQVAQQEAERSKYVVAKAEQERRAAIIRAEGESESAKLISDATKEAGMGLIELRKIEALREVAATMSRNPNVAYLPNGNSNLLLGLNAAGR is encoded by the coding sequence ATGGCAAACCAAGCAGCGATGTCGTTTCTATCCAACATCGCCCGCGCCGCCTTCGGTCTCGGAGTCGCTGCCTCCGCCGTCAACGCCTCTCTCTACACTGTTGACGGCGGCCAACGCGCCGTCCTCATGGACCGTCTCCGCGGAGTTCTCGACGTTCCCGTCGGCGAAGGCACTCATTTCCTCATTCCCTTCCTTCAAACCCCTAATATCTTCGATATTCGCACCAAACCACACACTTTTTCCTCTGTTTCCGGCACTAAAGATCTCCAGATGGTAAATCTCACTCTTCGGGTCTTATCGAGACCCGACGAGGCTAAATTGCCTACTATTTATAAGGAACTAGGTCTCGAATACGATGAGAAAGTGCTTCCTTCTATTGGAAACGAGATTTTGAAGTCTGTTGTTGCGCAATTCAATGCGGATCAGTTGTTGACTGAGAGGCCTAAGGTGTCTGCACTTGTGCGCGATAGTTTGACTACTAGGGCTAAGGATTTCAATATTGTGCTTGATGATGTGGCGATTACGCATTTGTCGTATGGTAATGAGTTTTCCAAGGCGGTTGAGCAGAAGCAGGTGGCGCAGCAGGAGGCCGAGAGGTCTAAGTATGTTGTGGCCAAAGCGGAGCAGGAGAGGAGGGCGGCGATTATTAGGGCTGAAGGTGAGAGTGAGAGTGCTAAGCTGATTTCTGATGCGACTAAGGAAGCTGGAATGGGGTTGATTGAGCTCAGGAAGATTGAGGCGTTGAGGGAGGTGGCTGCGACTATGTCTAGGAATCCTAATGTGGCTTACTTGCCCAATGGGAACAGCAATTTGCTTCTTGGTCTCAATGCTGCTGGTCGTTGA
- the LOC141718024 gene encoding glyceraldehyde-3-phosphate dehydrogenase, cytosolic-like, whose translation MAIKIGINGFGRIGRLVARVILQSDDVELVAVNDPFITTDYMTYMFKYDTVHGIWKKNEITVKDEKTLLFGDKPVSVFGMRNPEEIPWGEAGADYVVESTGVFTDKDKAAAHMKGGAKKVIISAPSANAPMFVVGVNEKDYKPDIDIVSNASCTTNCLAPLAKVIHDRFGIVEGLMTTVHAMTATQKTVDGPSMKDWRGGRGASFNIIPSSTGAAKAVGKVLPSLNGKLTGMAFRVPTSDVSVVDLTVRLEKAAKYDEIKAAIKEEASGSLKGILGYTEDDVVSSDLVGDCRSSIFDAKAGIALSDNFVKVVSWYDNEWGYSNRVVDLIRHMASC comes from the exons ATGGCCATCAAGATTGGAATTAATG GATTTGGAAGAATAGGTCGTTTGGTTGCAAGGGTGATTCTGCAGAGTGATGATGTCGAACTCGTCGCTGTTAATGACCCCTTTATCACCACTGATTACATG ACCTATATGTTCAAGTATGATACTGTTCATGGCATCTGGAAAAAAAATGAAATCACGGTTAAAGATGAAAAAACTCTTTTATTTGGTGACAAACCCGTCTCAGTCTTTGGCATGAG GAATCCGGAGGAGATCCCATGGGGCGAGGCTGGAGCAGACTATGTTGTTGAGTCCACTGGGGTTTTTACTGATAAGGATAAAGCTGCTGCTCATATGAAG GGTGGTGCAAAGAAGGTCATAATTTCAGCTCCAAGTGCCAATGCTCCAATGTTTGTTGTGGGTGTCAATGAGAAGGACTACAAGCCAGATATCGACATTGTTTCTAATGCTAGTTGTACTACAAACTGCCTAGCTCCTTTGGCAAAG GTTATTCACGACAGATTTGGTATTGTTGAGGGTCTAATGACAACTGTGCATGCTATGACTG CAACACAAAAGACTGTGGATGGTCCTTCAATGAAGGACTGGAGAGGTGGAAGAGGTGCTTCCTTCAACATAATTCCCAGCAGCACTGGGGCTGCCAAG GCCGTGGGTAAAGTTCTGCCCTCACTAAATGGAAAGTTGACTGGAATGGCATTCCGTGTTCCCACTTCTGATGTCTCAGTGGTTGATCTCACTGTCAGACTTGAAAAGGCTGCCAAATATGATGAAATCAAGGCTGCTATCAA GGAGGAAGCTAGCGGCAGTCTGAAAGGAATACTTGGCTACACCGAGGATGATGTAGTCTCAAGCGACCTTGTGGGTGACTGTAG ATCAAGCATATTTGACGCAAAGGCTGGTATTGCTTTGAGTGATAACTTTGTGAAGGTTGTCTCTTGGTATGATAATGAATGGGGTTACAG TAACCGAGTGGTAGACTTGATCCGGCATATGGCGTCCTGCTAA